From a region of the Geothrix sp. 21YS21S-2 genome:
- the fliJ gene encoding flagellar export protein FliJ: MPARFRFRLESLLRVRVALEEEAKRRLAVAVLARDRAAARVAELREAQRVALESRRTGLNEAVDLDRWRATERFLLVVERRIAEAEEAVAQAEARVAEARQALLKAHQDQLVLQRLKERRQEQHALELLHEETREMDEIAVLRYHFTHSQASNR; encoded by the coding sequence ATGCCGGCCCGGTTCCGGTTCCGCCTCGAGTCCCTCCTGCGGGTGCGCGTCGCCCTGGAGGAGGAGGCCAAGCGCCGCCTGGCGGTGGCTGTCCTCGCCCGGGACCGGGCCGCGGCCCGGGTCGCCGAGCTCCGGGAGGCCCAGCGGGTGGCCCTGGAGAGCCGGCGCACCGGCCTGAACGAGGCCGTCGACCTGGACCGGTGGCGGGCCACGGAGCGCTTCCTCCTCGTGGTGGAACGGCGCATCGCGGAGGCCGAGGAGGCCGTGGCCCAGGCCGAGGCCCGGGTCGCCGAGGCCCGGCAGGCCCTGCTCAAGGCCCACCAGGACCAGCTGGTCCTCCAGCGCCTCAAGGAGCGCCGCCAGGAACAGCACGCCCTGGAGCTCCTCCACGAGGAAACCCGGGAAATGGATGAAATCGCCGTTCTCCGGTACCACTTTACGCATTCGCAGGCATCCAATCGGTGA
- a CDS encoding response regulator: MIDSYIPTPANPGRILIVDDLIGNLKVHERELRNLPFNLTLVQSGDEALEVCSRLVFEGILMDVSLPGMDGIEACRQIRRSQLNATTPLIFISAVRIGEDWVKEGIDSGGIDYLVKPYVFSELLVKLRMMVRLSRQRDAALAGERNRALLEVAGGTAHELAQPLASAQILLDRFIKSSTPPTPSELRDLRDCLESTNKVLNQIQNLHTYITKPYASGRILDLALSSRQPFQSPITDPADQD; encoded by the coding sequence ATGATCGATTCCTATATTCCGACGCCTGCGAACCCCGGACGCATCCTCATCGTCGACGACCTCATCGGGAACCTCAAAGTCCACGAACGGGAGCTGCGCAACCTCCCCTTCAACCTGACCCTGGTGCAGAGCGGGGACGAGGCCCTGGAGGTCTGCTCCCGGCTGGTGTTCGAGGGCATCCTCATGGACGTCAGCCTGCCCGGCATGGACGGCATCGAGGCCTGCCGGCAGATCCGCAGGTCCCAGCTCAACGCCACCACCCCGCTCATCTTCATCAGCGCGGTGCGCATCGGGGAGGACTGGGTGAAGGAGGGCATCGATTCCGGGGGCATCGACTACCTGGTCAAGCCCTACGTGTTCAGCGAACTCCTGGTGAAGCTGCGCATGATGGTGCGCCTTTCCCGCCAGCGGGACGCGGCCCTGGCCGGGGAGCGCAACCGGGCCCTCCTGGAGGTCGCCGGCGGCACGGCCCACGAGCTGGCCCAGCCCCTGGCTTCCGCCCAGATCCTGCTGGACCGCTTCATCAAGTCCAGCACGCCCCCCACCCCCTCCGAGCTCCGGGACCTGAGGGACTGCCTCGAAAGCACCAACAAGGTGCTGAACCAGATCCAGAACCTGCACACGTACATCACAAAGCCTTACGCATCGGGGCGGATCCTGGATCTGGCCCTCAGCAGCCGGCAACCGTTCCAGTCCCCCATTACCGACCCGGCGGATCAGGATTAG
- a CDS encoding flagellar hook assembly protein FlgD, producing MQSPTVSTTSSTTANTAATTKASNTLSKDAFLKLLVAQLQHQDPTNTQDPNQMVAQMATFSSLEAQQNTNTLLASIQTQNAALYQAQSADLIGKKIQITSSNVALSGGAAAIGVSMGADGNATLTIKDANGKIVRTLGPGALGAGDSTLNWNGKDDNGVQLPDGNYTVAVSAKTANGAPVTASTTTSAVVSAVSFVNNEVKVTAGGSQYSLSNITRISS from the coding sequence ATGCAATCCCCGACCGTCTCCACGACCAGCTCCACGACGGCCAACACCGCCGCCACGACCAAGGCCTCGAACACCCTGTCCAAGGATGCGTTCCTGAAGCTCCTGGTCGCCCAGCTCCAGCACCAGGACCCCACCAACACCCAGGACCCCAACCAGATGGTGGCCCAGATGGCCACGTTCTCCTCGCTGGAGGCCCAGCAGAACACCAACACCCTGCTGGCCAGCATCCAGACCCAGAACGCCGCGCTGTACCAGGCCCAGAGCGCCGACCTCATCGGCAAGAAGATCCAGATCACCTCGAGCAACGTCGCCCTCTCGGGCGGCGCCGCCGCGATCGGGGTGAGCATGGGCGCCGACGGCAACGCCACGCTGACCATCAAGGACGCCAACGGCAAGATCGTCAGGACCCTGGGCCCCGGCGCCCTGGGCGCGGGCGACAGCACCCTGAACTGGAACGGCAAGGACGACAACGGCGTCCAGCTGCCCGACGGGAACTACACGGTCGCCGTCTCCGCCAAGACCGCCAACGGGGCCCCCGTCACCGCCTCCACCACCACCAGCGCCGTGGTCTCCGCGGTCTCCTTCGTGAACAACGAAGTGAAGGTCACCGCCGGCGGCAGCCAGTATTCCCTGTCCAACATCACCCGGATTTCCAGCTAG
- a CDS encoding flagellar hook-length control protein FliK, with protein MLQAVTSHGESAAGVQGKEPAQGSGSRFSGIINNLVSDTRDAAPAPRPEQAPEGPESAQAAVNRRQDAAPRAPVKRQDPAPKPAADPAPKPAAAPAADAAPANPAAPEGGPDPKTAGTSPAATLDPQATDAATKPADAPVVIPDPGAAMAALLAAMAQPAPDPKAAAPLAPVPADSAPLAVEAPAVGAASGSSLAGAKPAGQAVPAPAPSVPVDPSVPVAPSVPAAPSAPVAPASAAGTATAAAPAAPVAPSSSTQPPVSPDGTGAGAGVAPPPVPVENPQTAQDPAPKPGTEHLQADPGVEPAPARPVADPQAAAPALSLPQAKAALDLAVPGVKLQVKAAAPAEAPAAAKPALTELLHQPRPAVETPAILGQAAQPDPAAPAVAPTQVAQLAQPAPAAPRAAATPGPEAALAALAPGATAAVRVAATTAAAETPLPAAHPSLVTQVDGSIRWLLKNHETGAELQLHPESLGTVQIKLRVEGTDVHARVWASDASALPVLQEHRAFLEASLREQGLNLGSFDLHQGRQGGETPLPTEPSQAAAAFRGGPEIGQETPIPAGPVPLNPHRIEIVA; from the coding sequence ATGCTTCAAGCCGTCACCAGCCACGGGGAGTCCGCCGCGGGAGTCCAGGGGAAGGAACCCGCCCAGGGTTCCGGCTCCCGGTTCTCGGGCATCATCAATAATCTGGTGTCCGACACCCGGGACGCAGCCCCCGCTCCCCGGCCGGAGCAGGCTCCCGAGGGCCCGGAATCCGCCCAGGCGGCCGTGAACAGGCGCCAGGACGCGGCTCCGCGGGCGCCCGTCAAGCGCCAGGATCCCGCCCCCAAGCCGGCCGCGGATCCCGCCCCGAAGCCGGCCGCCGCACCTGCGGCGGATGCCGCCCCGGCCAATCCCGCCGCCCCCGAGGGCGGACCGGACCCCAAAACGGCCGGAACCAGCCCGGCAGCCACCCTCGACCCCCAGGCAACGGATGCCGCCACGAAACCCGCCGATGCGCCCGTGGTCATCCCCGATCCGGGGGCGGCCATGGCGGCCCTCCTGGCGGCCATGGCCCAGCCCGCACCGGATCCGAAGGCCGCAGCGCCCCTGGCGCCGGTGCCGGCCGATTCGGCTCCCCTGGCGGTGGAGGCCCCGGCCGTCGGGGCAGCGTCCGGGTCCTCCCTGGCAGGGGCCAAGCCTGCCGGGCAAGCGGTTCCCGCCCCAGCCCCTTCGGTCCCTGTGGACCCTTCGGTCCCTGTGGCCCCTTCAGTCCCCGCGGCCCCTTCAGCCCCGGTGGCCCCTGCGAGCGCCGCGGGGACCGCAACCGCCGCTGCCCCCGCCGCGCCGGTGGCCCCCTCGTCCAGCACCCAGCCACCCGTATCCCCGGATGGGACGGGGGCCGGGGCGGGGGTTGCGCCCCCCCCGGTCCCCGTGGAGAATCCGCAGACCGCCCAGGACCCGGCGCCCAAGCCTGGAACCGAGCACCTCCAGGCGGATCCCGGCGTCGAACCCGCCCCTGCCCGGCCGGTTGCCGACCCCCAGGCCGCCGCCCCCGCGCTCTCCCTGCCCCAGGCCAAGGCGGCCCTCGACCTGGCGGTCCCCGGCGTAAAGCTCCAGGTGAAGGCGGCGGCCCCCGCCGAGGCGCCCGCCGCCGCCAAGCCCGCCCTCACCGAGCTGCTCCACCAGCCCAGGCCGGCGGTGGAGACGCCCGCCATCCTGGGCCAGGCCGCGCAGCCGGACCCCGCGGCCCCGGCGGTGGCCCCGACCCAGGTGGCCCAGCTGGCCCAGCCGGCGCCTGCCGCGCCGCGCGCGGCCGCGACCCCGGGGCCCGAGGCGGCCCTGGCGGCCCTCGCGCCCGGAGCCACGGCCGCGGTGCGGGTCGCGGCCACCACGGCCGCGGCGGAGACGCCCCTGCCGGCGGCCCATCCCAGCCTCGTGACCCAGGTGGACGGCAGCATCCGCTGGCTCCTGAAGAACCATGAGACCGGCGCCGAGCTCCAGCTCCACCCCGAGTCGCTGGGCACGGTGCAGATCAAGCTCCGCGTCGAGGGCACCGACGTCCACGCCCGCGTCTGGGCCTCGGACGCCTCGGCCCTGCCCGTCCTCCAGGAGCACCGCGCCTTCCTGGAAGCCTCCCTGCGCGAGCAGGGCCTCAACCTCGGCAGCTTCGATCTCCACCAGGGCCGGCAGGGCGGTGAGACGCCTTTGCCCACCGAGCCCTCCCAGGCCGCCGCCGCCTTCCGGGGCGGCCCGGAAATCGGGCAGGAAACGCCCATTCCCGCGGGCCCAGTCCCCCTGAACCCGCACCGGATCGAGATCGTCGCCTGA
- a CDS encoding FliH/SctL family protein, with protein MSAERVIPARHVDLDAIEAFPYFAADFSGPMEGGESLDDEPLSSELTTPEEDARRLASVDQIIYEKLQQAERDAHDVARKAYEEGFQAGEAEGRTFGESQYKAQIQRLDAALGDLSASLDLNAKVTQEELLALTLAMAEYLAAREVQEGASTIAPLLARVLESHPFPEGDADLQGRPGLTVLMNPRDLDLLGPSARNHPGVGVREDDALSRGSLRVESVAGVLDATLERRRVRLLELLQRTREQEG; from the coding sequence ATGTCAGCTGAACGGGTCATTCCCGCCCGGCACGTGGACCTGGACGCCATCGAGGCCTTCCCCTACTTCGCCGCGGACTTCTCCGGGCCCATGGAGGGCGGGGAGAGCCTGGACGACGAGCCCCTGTCCTCGGAGCTCACCACGCCCGAGGAGGACGCCCGGCGCCTGGCCTCGGTGGACCAGATCATCTACGAGAAGCTCCAGCAGGCCGAGCGGGACGCCCACGACGTGGCCCGCAAGGCCTACGAGGAGGGGTTCCAGGCCGGCGAGGCCGAGGGCCGCACCTTCGGCGAGAGCCAGTACAAGGCCCAGATCCAGCGCCTGGACGCCGCGCTGGGCGACCTTTCCGCCTCCCTCGACCTCAACGCCAAGGTCACCCAGGAGGAGCTCCTGGCCCTCACCCTGGCCATGGCCGAGTACCTGGCGGCCCGCGAAGTGCAGGAGGGCGCCTCGACCATCGCGCCCCTCCTGGCCCGGGTGCTGGAGTCCCACCCCTTCCCCGAGGGCGACGCCGATCTCCAGGGCCGCCCCGGCCTCACCGTGCTCATGAACCCCCGCGACCTGGACCTGCTGGGGCCTTCCGCCCGGAACCACCCCGGCGTGGGCGTGCGGGAGGACGATGCCCTCAGCCGCGGCAGCCTGCGGGTGGAAAGCGTCGCGGGCGTGCTGGACGCCACCCTCGAGCGCCGCCGGGTCCGTCTCCTGGAGCTCCTGCAGAGGACCCGGGAGCAGGAGGGCTGA
- the fliF gene encoding flagellar basal-body MS-ring/collar protein FliF: MADENSVTKQFTQALENMTATQKGMVAAMTLTVLLVLIGFGLWAGQENMGVLFSNLPPLDANRIVEELKKQNIKYELSTDQRTVSVPEKRVGDLRLKFAGDGLPQGEGIGFDKLENPGLTTTDFTQKIMYRRALEANLAKTIMALQQVAGATVHITPQNDSPFATEKEEAKASVLLKLKGGRALPDENTQAIVNLVAASVEGLKPDQVVVIDQFSRILSRTGRDPAVGASDVQKKAQREEEDHLVRMVTELLEPVVGIGKVRATARVDLDFDKVKVNSETFDPAGQVERDLKVLKEEGQKRDGVAGVPGTPSNVPPINQPAPGTPGTDSHKKEETTTHYEISKTLKSVEQAPGNVRRLSLAVIVDDGSKWEKDAKGNPVEKVTPRTADELKKIREQVASAIGFQQKRGDELTVENMAFAPTSNPKEEQEARQQRWINLGWELAPKVLWIILGLVVFFLIILPMLKRLSSALNRPAPLRVRVGAEGGAPGEPGAPRKFTPLKSMAEMESEIEAELNAEGASSAPEAQRRSLIKKRIQESTLSDAETVASLVRSWMIEDGR, encoded by the coding sequence ATGGCCGACGAGAACAGCGTCACCAAGCAATTCACCCAGGCACTGGAGAACATGACGGCCACCCAGAAGGGGATGGTCGCCGCCATGACCTTGACGGTGCTCCTGGTCCTCATCGGCTTCGGCCTGTGGGCCGGGCAGGAGAACATGGGGGTGCTCTTCAGCAACCTGCCCCCCCTGGACGCCAACCGCATCGTCGAAGAGCTGAAGAAGCAGAATATAAAATACGAATTGAGCACGGACCAGCGCACGGTGTCCGTGCCCGAGAAGCGCGTGGGCGACCTGCGCCTGAAGTTCGCCGGGGACGGCCTGCCCCAGGGCGAGGGCATCGGCTTCGACAAGCTGGAGAACCCCGGCCTCACCACCACCGACTTCACCCAGAAGATCATGTACCGCCGGGCCCTGGAGGCCAACCTGGCCAAGACCATCATGGCGCTCCAGCAGGTGGCGGGCGCCACGGTGCACATCACCCCCCAGAACGACAGCCCCTTCGCCACGGAGAAGGAGGAGGCCAAGGCGTCCGTGCTCCTCAAGCTCAAGGGCGGCCGGGCCCTGCCCGACGAGAACACCCAGGCCATCGTGAACCTGGTGGCCGCCAGCGTGGAGGGCCTCAAGCCCGACCAGGTGGTGGTCATCGACCAGTTCAGCCGGATCCTCAGCCGCACCGGGCGCGACCCCGCGGTGGGGGCCTCGGACGTGCAGAAGAAGGCCCAGCGAGAGGAGGAGGACCACCTGGTGAGGATGGTCACCGAGCTGCTGGAGCCGGTGGTGGGCATCGGCAAGGTGCGGGCCACCGCGCGGGTGGACCTGGACTTCGACAAGGTGAAGGTCAATTCCGAGACCTTCGACCCCGCCGGCCAGGTGGAGCGGGACCTCAAGGTCCTGAAGGAGGAGGGCCAGAAGCGCGACGGCGTGGCCGGCGTGCCCGGCACCCCCTCCAACGTGCCCCCCATCAACCAGCCCGCTCCCGGCACGCCGGGCACCGACAGCCACAAGAAGGAGGAGACCACCACCCACTACGAGATCTCCAAGACCCTCAAGTCCGTGGAGCAGGCCCCCGGCAACGTGCGGCGCCTGTCCCTGGCCGTCATCGTGGACGACGGCAGCAAGTGGGAGAAGGACGCCAAGGGCAATCCCGTGGAGAAGGTCACGCCCCGCACCGCCGACGAGCTGAAGAAGATCCGGGAGCAGGTGGCCTCGGCCATCGGCTTCCAGCAGAAGCGCGGTGATGAATTGACAGTGGAAAACATGGCCTTCGCCCCCACCAGCAACCCCAAGGAGGAGCAGGAGGCCAGGCAGCAGAGGTGGATCAATCTCGGCTGGGAACTGGCGCCCAAGGTCCTGTGGATCATCCTTGGGTTGGTCGTCTTCTTCCTGATCATCCTGCCCATGCTCAAGCGCCTCTCCTCAGCCCTCAACCGTCCCGCCCCCCTCCGGGTGCGCGTGGGCGCCGAAGGCGGAGCGCCGGGCGAACCCGGGGCCCCCCGGAAGTTCACGCCGCTCAAATCCATGGCCGAGATGGAATCCGAGATCGAGGCCGAGCTCAACGCCGAGGGGGCCTCCTCGGCGCCCGAAGCCCAGCGCCGCTCCCTGATCAAGAAGCGCATCCAGGAGAGCACGCTCAGCGACGCCGAGACCGTTGCCTCCCTGGTGAGATCCTGGATGATCGAGGACGGGAGATAG
- the fliG gene encoding flagellar motor switch protein FliG translates to MAKLSGAQKAAVLMVALGDETASSIFKFLEEDEIQNISKEIALTKHVQPETADEVLEEFHTMTLAKTYIAQGGIEYAKKLLIKSVGPEAARKIIDRLTKALESSAGFSSIERANPQQLSKFIQNEHPQTIALILAHLNASQAGDLIASLPEALRADVAMRMANLQEISPEVVRRISLILEQKLEALGSFATEAYGGVRAVAELFNRMDRTTGRVVLEKIENENPQLAASIRDLMFVFDDILLIDDLGIAEILKRVDKKSLTTALKGTSEELRNQFFRNMSSRAVELMKEEMEFMGPVKLKDVEKAQHEIVEIVRQLEEEGVISIGGGGGDDYVS, encoded by the coding sequence ATGGCCAAGCTTTCCGGCGCGCAAAAAGCCGCGGTCCTCATGGTCGCCCTGGGCGACGAGACCGCCTCCAGCATCTTCAAGTTCCTGGAAGAAGACGAGATCCAGAACATCTCCAAGGAGATCGCCCTCACCAAGCACGTGCAGCCCGAGACCGCCGACGAGGTGCTGGAAGAGTTCCACACCATGACCCTGGCCAAGACCTACATCGCCCAGGGCGGCATCGAGTATGCCAAGAAGCTGCTCATCAAGTCCGTGGGCCCCGAGGCCGCGCGCAAGATCATCGACCGGCTCACCAAGGCCCTGGAATCCTCCGCGGGCTTCTCCAGCATCGAGCGGGCCAATCCCCAGCAGCTCTCGAAGTTCATCCAGAACGAGCACCCCCAGACCATCGCCCTGATCCTGGCCCACCTCAACGCCTCCCAGGCCGGGGACCTCATCGCCAGCCTCCCCGAGGCCCTGCGGGCCGACGTGGCCATGCGCATGGCCAACCTCCAGGAGATCAGCCCCGAGGTGGTGCGCCGCATCTCGCTCATCCTCGAACAGAAGCTGGAGGCCCTGGGATCGTTCGCCACCGAGGCCTACGGCGGGGTGCGCGCCGTGGCCGAGCTCTTCAACCGCATGGACCGCACCACGGGCCGCGTGGTGCTGGAGAAGATCGAGAACGAGAACCCGCAGCTGGCCGCGAGCATCCGCGACCTCATGTTCGTCTTCGACGACATCCTGCTCATCGACGACCTGGGCATCGCCGAGATCCTCAAGCGCGTGGACAAGAAGTCCCTCACCACGGCCCTCAAGGGCACCTCCGAGGAGCTGCGCAACCAGTTCTTCCGCAACATGTCCTCCCGGGCCGTTGAGCTCATGAAGGAGGAGATGGAGTTCATGGGCCCGGTCAAGCTCAAGGACGTGGAGAAGGCCCAGCACGAGATCGTGGAGATCGTGCGCCAGCTGGAGGAGGAAGGCGTCATCAGCATCGGCGGCGGCGGCGGGGACGACTATGTCAGCTGA
- the ispG gene encoding flavodoxin-dependent (E)-4-hydroxy-3-methylbut-2-enyl-diphosphate synthase, translating to MSELASRSLAPRRKTRQILVGGVPVGGDAPITVQSMTKTDTRDVEATVKQIYAYAAAGCEIVRVSVPTKKAGEVFHEITARSPIPVVADIHFDYRLALVAADGGAACLRINPGNIGGQDRVRAVVEKAGGLGIPIRIGVNAGSLEKDLVEKFGGTATPEAMVESALRHLEMLEKEQFFNTKISLKASDVVRTVQAYRLLAKQVDYPFHLGITEAGTPWGATIRSSAGLGILLAEGLGDTIRVSLTGDGEEECKIGHELLRALELRTGGFHMVSCPSCGRVQIDLNTVAHQIEEGLREINHEDVTYAVMGCVVNGPGEARDADLGVAGGAGEGLIYRKGILIRKVKEADLVPAFLEEARRFKAEKDA from the coding sequence ATGTCCGAACTTGCTTCCCGATCCCTCGCGCCCCGGCGCAAGACCCGCCAGATCCTGGTGGGTGGCGTGCCCGTGGGAGGGGATGCCCCGATCACCGTGCAGAGCATGACCAAGACCGACACCCGGGACGTGGAGGCCACCGTCAAGCAGATCTACGCGTACGCGGCCGCCGGCTGCGAGATCGTGCGGGTCTCGGTGCCCACCAAGAAGGCCGGGGAGGTGTTCCACGAGATCACCGCCCGCAGTCCCATCCCCGTGGTGGCCGACATCCACTTCGACTACCGCCTGGCCCTGGTGGCCGCCGACGGCGGCGCCGCCTGCCTGCGCATCAACCCGGGCAACATCGGGGGGCAGGACCGGGTGCGGGCCGTGGTGGAGAAGGCCGGCGGCCTGGGCATCCCCATCCGCATCGGCGTCAACGCCGGCAGCCTGGAGAAGGACCTGGTGGAGAAGTTCGGCGGCACGGCCACCCCCGAGGCCATGGTGGAGAGCGCCCTGCGGCACCTGGAGATGCTGGAGAAGGAACAGTTCTTCAACACCAAGATCAGCCTCAAGGCCTCGGACGTGGTGCGCACCGTGCAGGCCTACCGGCTGCTGGCCAAGCAGGTGGACTACCCCTTCCACCTGGGCATCACCGAGGCCGGCACCCCCTGGGGCGCCACCATCCGCAGCAGCGCCGGCCTGGGCATCCTCCTGGCCGAAGGCCTGGGCGACACCATCCGGGTCTCGCTCACCGGCGACGGCGAGGAGGAGTGCAAGATCGGCCACGAGCTGCTCCGGGCCCTGGAGCTGCGCACGGGGGGCTTCCACATGGTCAGCTGCCCTTCCTGCGGCCGGGTGCAGATCGACCTGAACACCGTCGCCCACCAGATCGAGGAGGGCCTGCGCGAGATCAACCACGAGGACGTCACGTACGCCGTCATGGGCTGCGTGGTCAACGGTCCCGGCGAGGCCCGGGACGCGGACCTGGGCGTGGCCGGCGGCGCCGGCGAGGGCCTCATCTACCGCAAGGGCATCCTCAT
- a CDS encoding FliI/YscN family ATPase translates to MDFAALTREVKLLPPGDVLGRVSKVVGLVVESRGPEGSVGEQMIIHMQDGRQVIAEVVGFQGQQVLLMPVENIEGIRPGLMVEARGHQPELPVSNALLGRVIDPLGRPLDGGPPLDAQDRVPIHGRPPNPMQRRMIKEVLATGVRAIDGLLTLGKGQRIGIFSGSGVGKSTLMGMIARNTSAQVNVIALVGERGRELKEFIENDLGPEGLARSVVVVATSDQTPLLRLRCALAGMAVSEYFMRQGKDVLMMMDSVTRFAMAQREVGLSAGEPPSSRGYTPSVFALLPRLMERAGTFEGQGSITGIFTVLVEGDDMNEPISDAVRGILDGHVILSRKLASKNHFPAIDVLPSISRLFSALAVPEQKQLCAKMRDLMATYADAEDLIQIGAYTKGASPNIDQAIQFQPVIQAFLRQAVAEGSDYRSTLLAMGQIFGIDLAPFLKPAV, encoded by the coding sequence ATGGACTTCGCCGCCCTGACCCGCGAGGTCAAGCTGCTGCCCCCCGGCGACGTGCTGGGACGGGTGAGCAAGGTCGTGGGCCTGGTGGTAGAGTCCCGGGGTCCCGAGGGCTCCGTGGGCGAGCAGATGATCATCCACATGCAGGACGGGCGCCAGGTCATCGCCGAGGTGGTGGGCTTCCAGGGCCAGCAGGTGCTCCTCATGCCCGTGGAGAACATCGAGGGCATCCGCCCCGGCCTCATGGTGGAGGCCCGGGGGCACCAGCCCGAGCTGCCCGTGTCCAACGCCCTGCTGGGCCGGGTCATCGACCCCCTGGGCCGGCCCCTGGACGGCGGCCCCCCGCTCGACGCCCAGGACCGGGTCCCCATCCACGGGCGCCCCCCCAATCCCATGCAGCGCCGCATGATCAAGGAGGTCCTGGCCACCGGCGTGCGCGCCATCGACGGGCTCCTCACCCTGGGCAAGGGCCAGCGCATCGGCATCTTCTCGGGCTCGGGGGTGGGCAAGTCCACCCTCATGGGCATGATCGCCCGGAACACCTCGGCCCAGGTGAACGTCATCGCCCTGGTGGGGGAGCGGGGCCGCGAGCTGAAGGAATTCATCGAGAACGACCTGGGCCCCGAGGGCCTGGCCCGCAGCGTGGTGGTGGTGGCCACCAGCGACCAGACCCCCCTCCTGCGCCTGCGCTGCGCCCTGGCGGGCATGGCCGTGTCCGAGTACTTCATGCGCCAGGGCAAGGACGTCCTCATGATGATGGACAGCGTCACCCGCTTCGCCATGGCCCAGCGGGAAGTGGGGCTGTCGGCGGGGGAGCCGCCCTCCTCCCGGGGCTACACGCCGTCGGTCTTCGCCCTGCTGCCCCGGCTCATGGAGCGGGCCGGCACCTTCGAGGGCCAGGGGTCCATCACCGGAATCTTCACGGTGCTCGTGGAAGGCGACGACATGAACGAGCCCATCTCGGACGCCGTGCGCGGCATCCTGGACGGCCACGTGATCCTCTCCCGCAAACTGGCCTCCAAGAACCACTTCCCCGCCATCGACGTGCTCCCGAGCATCTCGCGCCTGTTCTCGGCCCTGGCCGTCCCGGAGCAGAAGCAGCTCTGCGCCAAGATGCGGGACCTCATGGCCACCTACGCCGACGCCGAGGACCTCATCCAGATCGGCGCCTACACCAAGGGCGCCAGCCCCAACATCGACCAGGCCATCCAGTTCCAGCCGGTCATCCAGGCCTTCCTGCGCCAGGCGGTGGCGGAGGGTTCGGACTACCGGTCCACCCTCCTGGCCATGGGCCAGATATTCGGTATCGACCTGGCCCCCTTCCTGAAGCCGGCGGTGTGA
- a CDS encoding flagellar hook protein FlgE: protein MGLYSSFYASLSGLSTNASALSVIGNNLANLNTAGFKGSSSQFQDLFNAAIANQGTQGNGNPMQVGLGASLGSVAQDFAQGSFQQTGSVTDMAMQGNGFFTLQNKTGSAVYTRNGNFTIDKTGYLVDSQGDKVMGWNANAGVVNPGGLPAPILLNMAGTSGGVPTSNLEIIANLDSTAAVGSTPFTSTVQVYDSLGATHSVTFTFTPTATVGQWNVAATATDGGTVAGMPTSVQFNSSGVLTSYTLGGVVITPTAAAPNNPVLTISGWTNGAAANTTNWLLTTPTSSGGLTKFLTSYAAASTTSGSSQDGFGAGTVSSLTVDQDGMIIGNYTNGQTIAMGQVAISTFLNENGLSKQGGNNYIATVASGSAAVGAANQGGRGGVLGSNLELSNVDVATELTRMIINQNGYQANSRVVTTANNLLQEVLNLVR from the coding sequence ATGGGCCTCTACTCTTCCTTCTACGCCAGCCTCTCCGGGCTCTCCACCAACGCCTCCGCCTTGAGCGTGATCGGCAACAACCTGGCCAACCTCAACACGGCCGGGTTCAAGGGGTCCAGCTCCCAGTTCCAGGACCTCTTCAACGCCGCCATCGCCAACCAGGGCACCCAGGGCAACGGCAACCCGATGCAGGTGGGCCTCGGCGCCTCGCTGGGCTCGGTGGCCCAGGACTTCGCCCAGGGCTCCTTCCAGCAGACCGGCAGCGTCACCGACATGGCCATGCAGGGCAACGGCTTCTTCACCCTGCAGAACAAGACCGGCAGCGCGGTCTACACCCGCAACGGCAACTTCACCATCGACAAGACCGGCTACCTGGTCGATTCCCAGGGCGACAAGGTCATGGGCTGGAACGCCAACGCCGGCGTGGTGAACCCGGGCGGCCTGCCCGCGCCCATCCTGCTGAACATGGCCGGCACGTCGGGCGGCGTGCCCACCTCCAACCTGGAGATCATCGCCAACCTGGATTCCACGGCGGCGGTGGGCTCCACGCCCTTCACCTCCACCGTGCAGGTCTACGACAGCCTGGGCGCCACCCACAGCGTGACCTTCACGTTCACGCCCACCGCCACGGTCGGCCAGTGGAACGTGGCCGCCACGGCCACCGACGGCGGCACCGTCGCCGGCATGCCCACTTCCGTCCAGTTCAACAGCAGCGGCGTCCTCACCAGCTACACGCTGGGCGGCGTCGTCATCACGCCCACGGCGGCCGCCCCCAACAACCCGGTGCTGACCATCAGCGGCTGGACCAACGGCGCCGCGGCCAACACCACCAACTGGCTCCTCACCACGCCCACCAGTTCCGGCGGCCTCACCAAGTTCCTCACCAGCTACGCGGCGGCGTCGACCACCTCCGGCAGCAGCCAGGACGGCTTCGGGGCCGGCACCGTGAGCAGCCTGACCGTGGACCAGGACGGCATGATCATCGGCAACTACACCAACGGCCAGACCATCGCCATGGGCCAGGTGGCCATCAGCACCTTCCTCAACGAGAACGGCCTCTCCAAGCAGGGCGGCAACAATTACATCGCCACGGTGGCCAGCGGCTCGGCCGCGGTGGGCGCGGCGAACCAGGGCGGCCGGGGCGGCGTGCTGGGTTCCAACCTCGAGCTGTCCAACGTGGACGTGGCCACCGAGCTCACCCGGATGATCATCAACCAGAACGGATATCAGGCGAACAGCCGGGTCGTCACCACCGCCAACAACCTGCTCCAGGAAGTCCTCAACCTCGTGCGCTGA